One window of the Lipingzhangella halophila genome contains the following:
- a CDS encoding IS3 family transposase — MTSVPAASISVAAPWRRSCSRIGGSPAWAARSRKRRNNQSGRSGSCFDNAVTESFFASLETELIDRTRFSTRAQAQQAVFSYIEGFYNPHRRHSANAKLSPADYERHHTAALASAPHPPSLTSKAA, encoded by the coding sequence TTGACGTCGGTCCCGGCGGCCAGCATCAGTGTCGCTGCCCCGTGGCGCAGGTCATGCAGCCGGATCGGTGGAAGCCCAGCCTGGGCTGCGAGATCCCGGAAACGCCGCAACAACCAGTCCGGGCGCAGCGGCTCCTGCTTTGACAACGCCGTCACTGAGAGCTTTTTCGCCTCGCTGGAGACCGAACTGATCGACCGCACGCGGTTTTCGACCCGCGCCCAGGCCCAGCAGGCGGTGTTCTCCTACATCGAGGGCTTCTATAACCCGCACCGGCGCCACTCGGCCAATGCCAAACTCAGCCCCGCCGACTATGAACGTCATCACACCGCAGCACTGGCCTCAGCGCCGCATCCACCCTCGCTGACCAGTAAAGCCGCCTGA
- a CDS encoding tyrosine-type recombinase/integrase produces the protein MLRRFRDLAAQAGLPPIRLHDLRHGAATLMLAAGTDVKVVQETLGDTRVSTTLDVYTSVVPALFHASAQAVAELVAGRGDSLPPSPGLES, from the coding sequence TTGTTGCGGCGTTTCCGGGATCTCGCAGCCCAGGCTGGGCTTCCACCGATCCGGCTGCATGACCTGCGCCACGGGGCAGCGACACTGATGCTGGCCGCCGGGACCGACGTCAAGGTCGTCCAGGAGACGCTGGGGGACACCCGGGTCTCGACGACCTTGGATGTGTATACCAGCGTCGTGCCCGCACTGTTCCACGCCTCAGCGCAAGCTGTCGCCGAACTCGTCGCGGGAAGGGGAGACAGCTTGCCCCCATCACCCGGTTTGGAGTCTTGA
- a CDS encoding NUDIX domain-containing protein, translating to MDHDLDLLTQGADRDGIDKHVVGAVIHNDRHVLILRRSGEDGFLPGIEELPSGGAEPGEDLVQALARELAEEVGWRQPLQLDPGFVATFDYTTGSGRRARQFTFSLAHDGTPISLSAEHTSHRWITPDELAHTTLTAESKNTIMTWAGQAASRLQTG from the coding sequence ATGGACCACGACCTCGACCTCCTGACCCAGGGCGCCGACCGCGATGGAATCGACAAGCACGTGGTCGGCGCAGTCATCCACAACGACAGACACGTGCTCATCCTGCGCCGCAGTGGTGAGGACGGCTTCCTGCCCGGTATCGAGGAACTGCCCTCCGGCGGGGCCGAGCCCGGGGAAGACCTTGTCCAGGCCCTCGCCCGGGAACTCGCCGAGGAAGTGGGATGGCGCCAACCGCTCCAGCTCGACCCGGGCTTCGTCGCCACGTTCGACTACACCACCGGAAGTGGGCGCCGGGCCCGCCAGTTCACCTTCAGCCTCGCCCACGACGGCACCCCGATCTCCCTGTCCGCCGAGCACACCTCCCACCGGTGGATCACCCCCGACGAACTCGCCCACACCACCCTGACCGCGGAATCCAAGAACACCATCATGACCTGGGCCGGCCAAGCCGCCTCAAGACTCCAAACCGGGTGA